The following DNA comes from Papaver somniferum cultivar HN1 chromosome 4, ASM357369v1, whole genome shotgun sequence.
TACAGATCCAGCAAGGACCGAAGGGGATTTCCGAAACTTTAACCGCTCGAGATGTACAGATCCAATAATacgcaagtatatatatatatatgatttgtaaagatagacatatcaatgcatttccttgattacatcttctttAATGGGAAGCACTTCGTATGCTTTGTACTATTTAAAgtttccaatctatttatattaatatcatgtTTTTTTTAGCGTCTATAATATCATATATTGATTAATACAATATAGTgggtgtgatttttcatttaactacaAGAATTTGAAGCACTGATATATCTTTATTCGACAGGAAACAGTCCATATGATTTGCACTTTTTAGAGTTGGCAATTGATTTTATATAAATATCATTTTTTAGTATCTTTTTAATATCAGGCATTGATGCAACTATACAACGAGCGTGACTTTTCATGTAACTACAGTGAGTTGAGTTGGTTTCTTGATTCTTGACGTAGGTACATGAGTTGTCATTATATTTCCTTTGATGGGAAATACTTCATATGTTTTGCACTATTTAGAGTTTTccatctattttatattaatatcgtgttttttttagtgtctctaatataactattgatacaactatataatgagtgattatttttagtatttttttttcatttaactatatgaagttggaacCTGGAGGAGCAGTTGAGTTGTCcatcttttgttctttttgttgcTTTGACTTGTTCATTCTGTTGATCATTTTTCTGCTTTGTCCTtctttgaatctgttgttgtttttcttccaataacttcttctgtCTGTTTCCTACATCTTTTGGAATCTGTTTCGGTTGATCCTCTTCTTGATTCTTCTGGCTTAACCGCGGTGATCTCCTCATTTGATTATTATATTTCAAACAACAGTAATATAGTCAGCATTCTTATTCATTTAATAACACAACAATAACATTTGAACAGTTAGTAAAATGGgatcaactcatgttgttgatCCTATCTAATGTCATGTTGTTGATCCTATCTAATGTCatcaactcatgttgttgacAACTACTGGTATAGTTGTACTTGgttttcaattgttatgagatcaactactgttgttgatcccatcaATGGAATCAACTTCTGTTGTTGATTTCATTTTATGTGATTAACTACTGTTGCTGATCTCATTTTATACTTGTATAACTGtagttgatttttagttttatggcatcaactcatgttgttgatcccattaattggatcaacttctgttGTTGAAAAGAAGGGAAAAAAGAAGCGAATGGCATGTTCaccaacaaaaataataaaaagctacctctaagtaataaGATCACTTACAATAACATTTATTTGCTgtcacctttggttgttgatacaattttatgggatcaactcttaTTGTTGATCCCATATATGGTCTACCATTAGCATCAACAACAATAACTGAAACATCAACtttttttattcttatttcaTTGAACTTTTTTATTCTTATTTCAATAGATAACTGTAACAATATTCATCAAATATTTGTAGAATCAACATGTTATTATTTTAGATTACAACTCACAGAACACAAAGAATAAAtcattttatgggatcaactcttaTTATTGACCCCCTATTAGCATCAATATCAACTGAAGTTGATTTTTTTGCAGAACCTTTTGACATCAACATGCAAATACTGAAGAACACACTCACACAAATAGAACAATAGATGctgtgaaaatcaaaatcaactgAAGAAATCATTTCTTACCTCTTTTATCTGAAACTACAactgatgaaaaaaaaatcaactccaACGTCTGAAACAGGCTAAACTAACCTAAAATCAATGAATTAGATACCAAACTGATTAGATacctgaaaatgcaggggtataacaaccacacccaacaatttgtttggcaatctgagaggactttcttcaatatactttcaagagaatctactagatagtcagactcaatctataggaaagtatatcaaatataaatatatatatatatatatatatatatttcaacgtaatcagagttaaacagaaacaaatccgtaaacttgattttagtgtgaagatcttgaaccaaaatcttttgtgttaatcacaacctattcaatatccaccgtgtataaacctctttaagataCAATtgtatcactaaaggaatatttcaacacagtgtccacttgaaacagggttagttcagactggtctaacaatgtgaaaataaaaaaataaattgttcatgatcaatcaattcttatccaacaaacaagttgGGATTTAataactatgattgattaacgtacaacatgtattatttcaattatataaataagtataatgcggaaaagcattaacacagacaccagaaattttgttaacgaggaaaccaaaaatgcagaaaaaccccgggacctagtccagaataaacacacactgattataagttgttacaccgaTTTCCTACAACGTATTcgtactagatgtaatacctgcttcagcactaaaagaactcctagcagaacaccgattctctttaggaattcttctcgtacaACTTCTAGCAGAACaaaaattctctttagaagttattcccgAAAATCTTATGTTTTGGAAATCTTCTGTTTTGGCAAAACAAAGTTTTCttcaaaagatacaacaacagggttgatatttttcgatcttttgttttcacaaaacaccgaaaCGATTtgcctttagatgtaaatcaaggttttggaaatcttgtgtttgttttgagaaaaacaattactaggtaaaagtaatatcaaaacaaacttgtagatcagGGATTATTAGACTCTCCAAAAATAGGAAGACAAACCTAATGATTctagaacaactagaataaatctacgaatatcttgtttaaaacttcttaaggatttttacgagatgccttaatcgaagtttttctttctagcttctgaTTTCGGCTAACAAgtattggtatacgatcggaaactgaaatctatccaaacctagggtttatgatcaacaactcttgaatggtcttaTATTATAAGAGAAGAccccttagaatagacaagaggtgaaaaacctagattacaagttttaTGATTAATcaagaagattaaatccaactcggatttgtgatccccaatacaaagacttttatctcactcttgttcacgaagaacaaaagacatggaaaacaaccttatgaggttacaccaattttccaaaggggataaaaaacgtgtagcactcacgaaccctttatttatagtgaaggtATCttgaagcaaagctattttcctttttcaagaatcTCCTAATtttggagtctttcctaagttaaaactcttgccaaaataattaaataattaattaatttagcaaatattgtatttatgtgaataaatcacaaattaaattaggaaggaatcacaaacactttaatatggtaatcaaagatgtttggagtaataagtaacttgcctagataaggaaacatcaccaacttgactaaaaaagatttctagtcacgtaattgggctcaagtctgTGAACCATTACAAGCAGTTCATGGatagtttcctactaacgaactgtaacagtttcAGCAACACTTaaaactgttactttaataaatcactcataacttcatcgttataactcggaattgaatgattcttggctcgttgaattcgtgagctcattcactataacatgagaacctttacagggataaaggttattatcacaaaattcgtggctcaaataacctcgagtatatatacataaatgtacattaatTCCTaaagagtgagcatttgtttccataggttagaaaggtataattgaccaagaatccaaatgaaatcaattaccacatacctttgttgatgaagttcttgttGATATCTTCTTGTAATCTCCAGTCTTCATCCTTGAGAGTAGTTCTTCTTAGATCTAGTCttgtctgaaactatctttagtatactaaatcaagaatgcattttggcaactaaaattgacaactaaattgacataccaatgctagtgggttcaatTGAGCAATGGTCTAACAGTACCAAATCAAATCAAACATATTAGTAGCAGGAATTGGTGATAAATCATACTTGCAACaattttttcttcagaaaatgAAATCTGATTTCAAAATCGAAATCGTAAAAATGTAGTAAATCAAAATCAACACCAAAATAGTCACATAATACGGTACATCTATGAGGGATTTTAGTGTTTTTACCTGTGTAATCTTTATCTTGTTCTTGAAACTCAGTAAACTCACTAATACCTAATTTTCGATCATTTTTCActgttttttgattttcttcaaagTACAGATGATTCAAATGATACGGTTatgatgatatatatatatatatatagatagatagatagatcgGCGGGTTTTTTCAGTTTCGTTTTCAAAATCTGTTGTTGTAGTTACAACAGATGGATGAACGAGAAGGAGGAGGACAGAGACAGATCGATTTGGAAACGGCTACTGCATTAGATGACTAACGTTATAATCCTGAAATATATTAAGGGGTACATTCGTAATCTGGAAATACAGATATTTTAGGGAGGGTATATTTAATTTAGAGGAGGGCATTTTTGTTGGGCCTCTATTATAAGGGTATTTAATTAGTTAAAACTACAAACAAACccattttctagattttttccactgtgaaacccacgcccagAAAAACTCAGGCGCGCACCCGTTTTTTGTAAGAAAATTTCTCACAAACCCAgaatttataaaattatgttgcggtctttttcttcttcttttactccgACAAACTATCCTTCTTCTTCCGGAATTCCTTTTCTTCTCCCTCCAAACTCTGAAGTAATCCCGATAATTTATTGTTGATGTTTACAAAGGTTAGAAGATGATTTCAAGTTTGAGAATTGTTTCCTTTGAATTTAGTTGTGGATGTTGAGATGAAGAGAAAGTTAGgtcatggaattgagttggatTGACGGTGATGAGATTTAATAGGAGAGGGAAGAAGCTATTTGAGTTCTGAACTCCATATTTATTAAAATCGAATTTTGGGGTTTCTGAAACTGAAATTAGGTTGAGTTGAATTCAAGAAGAGGAGATGGATTTGGTGACTGATTTAGGTGAAATTATGACGGGTTCTGGTTATGAAGATCGGGAAGAATCATAAATTGTTTCCTTTCAATTTAGTTGTGGATGTTGTTATAAAGAGATTTTAGCTGGATTGAAGGTGATGAGATTTAACAGGAGAAGGAAGAATCTATTTGAGTTGTGAACTCCATATTGTTAAAATCGAATTTTGGGGTTTCTGAAACTGAAATTAGGTTGAGTTGTATTCAAGAAGAGGAGATGGATTTTGTGGCTGATTTAGGTGAAATTATGATGGGTTCTGGTTATGAAGATCGGGAAGAATCAGGGGCTGAAGACAAGGAATTGGTTATGTCTGGTATGTCTGTGGCGATGAATTGAGAAATCAAGTCTCTCATCATTACTCTCTCTGCTTGTAAATGAGTTGGAGGCTCAAAAATTATGTTCAGAGATTTGAAGAGAGGAAATGAAGAAATTGGTTGGAGTTGGTACCATCGATTCACAGCGAGAAACAAGGGAATGGGTTTTGTGTTATTCTGGAAACGAGATTTGGATATGAGAATGATTGTGGTATGAATTGAAGTTGCATAAGAAGATTGAGGAAGAAGATGgatatgactgcataacatgtcatgcagtcgagaaaatatctgcataacatgttatgcagtcgtgaaaatggatgcataacctgttatgcatttacaaaatttgttgcataacttgttatgcagtctagAAAACatttgcataacacgttatgcaacaacttttttgttactattgaaaccaacaaaaacaaagactgcataacttgtcatgcacctacaataatatctgcataacatgttatgcagtcgtgaaaatggatacataacctGTTAtacgtccgaaaatatggctgcataatgcattatgcatcaattttatctgtacgcactaaaatcaaccaaaacaatggccacATAACCTTTTATAGATGCAATTGAGAAAatagttgcataattcgttatgcgtctgtttTTTCTGTTGAATTCAGGCATATACAACGTTTTAGTggctgcataaaccaaaataatagatgcatgaacaaatatatagttgcataacgtgttatgcatcttttgtggtgtaTGCGTATTGTTTTATGCATCTATTTTGGAGGTTGCATAGcgaatatgtagtcagttttcgaatttttcccataaaatgatgatcaccttcgACTTTTTCGTGAAAAAACAAaagtttgatattgttgtttgtactcgttgtgtagctctcttaaaagattttcaacaatataaaatttgtaaaattccaaggtgcggttttttagatatgttatatccaagttgcgttaccaattatacccctaatgtATCACCCGTTATGCAAacgtttttcaaaatttcatataattatgggtgtcacggaactaaaattaattgtgggcctgacaatgaataGATCTGCGCCTAATTTTCTCATTTAATTAatgttccaacaaaaaaaaaaaagataaaccgagGTGGCAAGAAAGTTTAGCACTCCGAGCTGATGCACCTAAACCCAACAAACGAAACCTTCAAATATAGATACAGTTGAACCAGAAACTGGTGAGAGAGTTACCCCTTCTACACTCTATATTTAAGGgtaaacagaaaaaagaaaaggaactAATTTCAATGTTATTcctaaaagagaaaaagaaagtaaaaTGAATTTAACTGTTGCTCTTAAATATGTTTAACAGATGAGGAGCTTTGTCCAAAaagaagatacacaaagaagAAGCCTGAGACCGTGTAGTTTAGCATCCTTGCAGGTTCCTAACTTCTGCTCTTTAAAGCCATATAACTTCTATTTCCTGCAGTTTCAAAACAGATCAGCATGTCACTTACTACTGCACTTCTCATGGGATAAAAACTTGACAGCACACAAGTCACCATTCTCTACATGTTATAAACATGAAGATCCCACAAAACATTATGAATAAACCTGAACCTGAAGAAAGAATGTGTATGTAAACTACACACTGCCAGTTGCCAGCATTGATCTATTCGGCAACCTATATAACGGGTCGCAAGGCTTCACTAATATACACAACAATGTTTCATTAAATACCTAAGCCCCCTCCTAACCTTTAACACCATGGAAGAAGCACTTCCAAGCCTAGTTCAGGAAACTACCTGTACAACCACGTCAGTGAGGAACATCAAAGATCAAACATGGTAGTGTGAGTCAAAACAATGACTCGCTAATCATACAAATTGCTCAAGAACTGCGAATCTACGGGTTCAGTTAAGAGTGCCAAACTGTTGGTGCTATGGGTTTACAATGATGGTAATTTACGGGCTGCCTTCATGTGTTCGGTAGCTTGTTTTGTGTAGTGTGAGCTGTTGCAGTGGGTGGTTTTCCATCTAGTTGAACTCTGCAATCAGCTCTCCTTATTTGGTTCATCCGCTATTGCTGTTAGCGTGTGTGTGGTGATACATACTTCTGGTATGCTAGTTGTTGTTCCCTGATGTGTGCTTCCTTGCAGTGAGTGTTTTCTTCCCTCGTCAAACTCTGCAGGTAAAGGCTGAATAGTTTGTTGTGTGCATAAATAATGCAAGGCTGTTTTTGACTTGCTGGTTTTCTACGCCGTGTTTTGCTGGTGTGGTGTGTTCTTTTTAAGGTCTTTCTGTAACCATTTGCAAGGCTATGAAAATTTTAGCTTAAAAAACTGCTTACTCATGGTCTGTGACAACAAACTAGTCACTGTCCCTTATGGCAAGCGATTTACCTCTTCATCAGCCTTCCTCTCGTGCGTTTATGGTGTGCAATGGTTGTGCTGAGTTAAAGACATTCTCAAGGTGCCTTGTCCTGCCTCCTTGAGCTTGAGGAGGGAAATGGTGTGTAATGGTTGTGCTGAGTTAAGAGTGTAAGGGCAGAACTATTTGAAGGTCCTGTAAGTATGACAAGGGCGCGTGCCCTAGGGAGTcggtctatgtgatactagtctGAATCTATGTATACTCTAAGTATCATTGTAAATGTTAACCCATTCAGTCAATAAGAAACAAAAGTATAAAATGTACTACTGAAATCCACCAAGGTTAAACAGGTTAAACTATTGCACGGCAAACACTGGTTTAGGCAACATGCAAAATGCAGATTCATCACATAGCAGGGGTTTCTCTCTCTGACTCTACTGAATCAATCTCTCAACCGCGATtataactaaaaacaaaaataaaacattgCATACGTACATGGGTGTATTTTTACACAACTAAGTATTCTCAACTCATCACAATCAAACTTCATAATCGTGAAACCAGCAGTTCAATGGCAATCCAATTAGAATACAATTGCATGATTTCTAAGTTTCTAGTTACAAATATTTCTATCGAAATCCAAAGCTATGAATTGAATTAGAATGTCATTCGAAAAACAGAAACCCAATAAGAAACAGGAAATAGAGGGTGAAGATTTTACCTAATGTCTTAACCAGATCCAACAATGATGTTATTGATAGGGATGAAAATCAATTTGACGAAGAACCCAACAAACCCCATCACAACAAAACCAATCGCAGTACGGAATGCCACCTTTGTGAATTCTGCATAAAACAATAatcataaaaatcaaaatcaaatttccaAAAAAGAAGTCCAAAATCAAGAAATGGAAAAGGTTTGAAGATAATAATAACCTTTCTGATCAGGTTTGTGACATCTCTTGACGAGACGAACACTGTCCTTAGCGAATTCTCTCAATGGATCAACTACTGAATCAATTGCGTCCATTTCTGTTGAAGCGTGTAGAGGAGACAAAAGAGAAATCCACCATTTTAAGTTCAATTTTCTCGAGTCCGGTTAAGATATACGCGTAGCTTGAACAAATAAGGAATAGCCACCTGGAATTATTACCTTCTTTATCCTATTGGTCatgtttttcttttagtttttttctcGTGATCCTATTGGTCAGGCTAAACCAAACCGTCAACTAATTAATACTCTCTCTCTCCCAAACATCACCTAACGTAGTTTGCACAATTTCTAAGACAATTTTAATAtcttttacaattatatccttaaaATTAATtactagtaaaatttagaaatgatttatttctCAAACTTTACGACAGATTTTCGTAAATTTCGCACCACtagaaaacattttaaaacacatagGTAACGAATATatacatgactatcaaattatacatatttcttatactaataaTGATCAATTAAAAAGATAGTTTTATAAATACTCCATTATCTGATTATATATTCATCTATTTTGGGACGGAGAAAGTATTTTTCATTTATTTCAATTTAATTAAAATCTAAATTTTAATATAATTAAAATTTAAaggcagtgactaaatacaacccacgTTTAGGTTAAATACAAtccatattttaattttttgttttaccAAACCAAAGTGCTAAATGCAACCCGTATGCCAAACGAGTCTCTTCTCTTTCTTCCATCTCTTTCTTCCGTATAAGGGGTTGATTAATTTTATGTTAATGGAAGATGAACATAGTGTTCTGTTAATGGAAGATGAGCACTAGGATATGATCTATCTTATATTAAGGTATGATAGTAAAACAGAGGTCGATCAAAACTGTTTGATTCCAACTTCTCTGATTAAATctaaattcaattaaaattagattTGTTTGAACCCAACAATAGTGAAAATAACCTAGGCATTGAACTACTCATTTTTTTGAGAGAAAACCTGAATATTACTTATAACTCTCTACAATATAATCGTGAATTCGGATTGATTATTGATATCTCAATTCCCTATATGAACTCCCCACGACATAATTTGCAAGTGattgtgaaaccctaaaatcctaAATGCTGGAATATTTTGTTGTTTGTATTGGACCGGGTTCTATTTAGTTAAAACGTATTTGTTCAATTTGGATTGTATTTAACCCAACcatgggttgtatttagtcaccgCCAATCTAAAAGAAGGTCAGTGATTCGTAGATTTTCTTACTTTTTATGGTAACAACATTTGGTCACTCGTTTAGGATGGACAATGGATTCTTTATAAATATTCTTGTCGAACCTATATACATTTCTCTTATTCTCTTATACATTCTTCTTTTTGAATCAGTATTTTGCATCATATCAATTGTCGAAAacaaataatgatgaccctaataATAAAATCAAAGCGATGCATTACAAAAGTCTGATAGAGAAACATAATCCAATGCTTCGATATAGAGTTAAATTCAGAACTGATTAAGAGAAATGCATTGTAGACGAATGTTTCCATCAACATTCCCGTACTTGTCCTATGTGGGGGAAATCGtgatattttttctatttttttaaggGGAAAGCGACTCAAAAGATCCTATTTATTGAACTACCTCGATTAATTGAGGCTTGCAGAAATAGAAAGGGGTGGAGAATTTTTATTCCACCAACTATTTATTATCATGCATAGCATATTGACACAAAGAGTGTGCCAAGAAGTTTGCATTTTTAGGCACATGCTTAATTTTTAAAATTTCTGAACGGATACTCCATGGAATATTCTTAACATCACCCAACATAGCAACAATAACATTAGAGGCGTCACCTTCAACCTCTATTTTGATAAAGTTGAATTTCTTTCCCAGCTGTATTCCTAAATTGCAGGCCACTGCCTCAGCCAATAAAGCAAAAGTTGCTTCAAATATGATTGAAGCAGAACCTAGAAATCCTCCGTTATGATCTTGTGCCACTGCCCCAACGACTCCATTTTCAGGAATAAATGGTGcatccatattaatttttacataGTGAAGATCTGGTGGTGTTCACTGTTGATGAGAAGATTGATCAATGCAGTTTTCTGAAAAATTCTCCGTACAAAGATTAAAGTCTTGTGAAGCTTTCTTAAGGATAACAAAAGAcgaataattttttataaaaaaaatcacatcatttcttgttttccaaagatttcaaaattacaaattCACCTGATGATCTTTTGGTCTGAGTTATGTTCTATTCAATCTATTATAATCTGATGTACGTTGCCTCCAGAAGAATAATAGTCGAAACCCAAATCAGCTATGTTGAAAAACAACTAGACTTTTTTACACTCAAAGAACAGATGCAATAATGTTTCTTCAAATTGAGAACAAACGGTACGCAATACCATTGTTTAAaattttccaaacaaacatatgaaTCTTCGGAATGATATTTGAGAAAGATCGGTACTTTTTCCAAGGAAAAGCAGTGTATTCAGAAGTAGAAAGATAATTATTCAGCAACAGTTTGTAGCAAGACTTTATTGAGAACTTACCTGAAGGAGTACACGGCAATATTAAGGTGTCTTCTAAAGTATCTTCTTCACTGAGATATATGGAAGATATGTAGAGAGCTATTTGCGGAGAGAATAAT
Coding sequences within:
- the LOC113276643 gene encoding protein transport protein Sec61 subunit gamma; protein product: MDAIDSVVDPLREFAKDSVRLVKRCHKPDQKEFTKVAFRTAIGFVVMGFVGFFVKLIFIPINNIIVGSG